The following coding sequences lie in one Apium graveolens cultivar Ventura chromosome 1, ASM990537v1, whole genome shotgun sequence genomic window:
- the LOC141716477 gene encoding protein FAR1-RELATED SEQUENCE 5-like, translated as MVPGPQKVSAVGLDGPRKISAVGCCPLIPSIPTAPHFTTKTPNFCRKILLSPSLHFRRFSSRTSSCFVNSSLNSSEEPKTPVYVEDDDFVDRNEQFINLDDDFVDVEDESDGNEVENEVENDSDNVEGDDEIDNVEDANLAYALRNGFAIKIQASHRNKDNEIYGRLYVCRLYGKSVVAESSQNKRRREVLPKSECKVRMYVNYQKKKCHWEVTSLELVHNHGLVSPSKMNLVQRERHVNTATRSLIKTLYGSGVRNCQVMNVIGNIHGVNDKVGFNVQHVRNVLRDERMKRFEISDAQAGLDLLHRLNEESGSKYFIRTEVDEENRLKCLVWIDPRCIMAYQNFGDVMAFDTTYRTNRYAIPFVPFTGVNHHYQSVIFGFALMRDEHASTFEWILRTWLEGVGNNPPLTIITDQDQAMASAIAVVLPNTTHLLCSWHISQKFPEKLAHYYSTFPEFKTDFNNCIYKSLTECIFEARWASFVEKYHLQDHKWLKGLYELKHKWIPAYTRNKFSAFQNSTSRSEGMNSFFDKYVSSATGLKEFIENAQKALARQFMREKEEDYVTINLKRPMKLHTTLEYHASCIYTKEMFRRFQDELVESSKYFVEKDRRASEEGERMGDVYTYYSCYRPMSEPTRRNIYFVAFEKASSLGMCTCRMLEHSGLPCRHLLAVFTKKRVSEIPPYYINRRWTMHANRVDGVLPYNLDVGQSHEMTSTDRFNSMTMLTMSFCQSSIASKERYDYAVGVMNREIPILEKMSVDGIKSYESNSQAPNVSAHEETIFDPIMSQTKGRKKDVRFKSPIESIGKKEKPPRRCTYCQMEGHDKRKCASRLEDLKNVQESQYN; from the exons ATGGTACCCGGACCGCAGAAAGTTTCAGCGGTTGGTCTGGACGGACCGCGGAAAATTTCCGCGGTTGGGTGCTGTCCCCTTATCCCCAGCATCCCAACAGCACCTCATTTCACCACAAAAACACCAAATTTTTGTAGAAAAATTCTACTCTCTCCAAGTTTACATTTTAGGCGATTTTCATCAAGAACTTCAAGTTGTTTTGTCAATTCAAG TTTAAATAGTAGTGAAGAACCTAAAACCCCTGTATATGTTGAAGATGATGATTTTGTAGATAGAAATGAGCaatttattaatttagatgaCGATTTCGTTGATGTTGAAGATGAAAGTGATGGAAATGAGGTTGAAAATGAGGTCGAAAATGATAGTGATAATGTTGAGGGTGATGATGAAATTGATAATGTAGAGGATGCAAATTT GGCTTATGCTTTACGAAATGGATTTGCGATTAAAATTCAAGCTAGCCATCGTAATAAAGACAACGAGATATATGGTCGTTTATATGTTTGTAGGCTTTATGGAAAAAGTGTCGTCGCCGAGAGTAGTCAAAATAAACGGCGTAGAGAGGTTCTTCCTAAAAGCGAGTGCAAGGTGAGGATGTAtgtcaattatcaaaagaaaaaatgTCACTGGGAGGTAACTAGCCTTGAATTGGTACACAACCACGGTCTTGTTTCCCCTAGTAAGATGAATTTGGTACAACGAGAAAGACATGTCAACACCGCGACCCGTAGTTTGATAAAAACGCTTTATGGTTCGGGGGTTCGTAATTGTCAAGTGATGAATGTGATTGGTAACATTCATGGAGTTAATGACAAAGTTGGTTTCAATGTTCAACATGTTAGGAATGTGTTAAGAGACGAGAGGATGAAAAGGTTTGAGATTAGTGACGCCCAAGCGGGGTTGGACTTGTTGCATAGGTTGAATGAAGAAAGTggttctaaatattttattaggaCCGAAGTCGATGAAGAGAATCGCTTGAAGTGTCTAGTATGGATTGATCCGAGATGTATAATGGCTTACCAAAATTTTGGCGATGTTATGGCTTTTGATACCACTTATCGGACAAATAGGTATGCAATACCATTTGTCCCATTTACCGGAGTCAATCATCATTATCAATCGGTAATTTTCGGGTTTGCATTGATGCGGGATGAACACGCGTCGACTTTTGAGTGGATTCTTCGTACTTGGCTTGAAGGTGTGGGGAATAATCCTCCATTGACTATAATCACGGATCAAGATCAAGCCATGGCAAGCGCTATTGCGGTTGTACTCCCGAATACTACCCATTTATTGTGTTCTTGGCACATTAGTCAAAAATTCCCGGAGAAATTAGCTCATTATTATTCGACTTTTCCGGAATTCAAGACGGACTTCAACAATTGCATTTATAAATCTCTTACCGAATGTATTTTTGAAGCTAGATGGGCGTCGTTTGTGGAAAAGTATCACTTGCAAGATCATAAATGGTTAAAGGGGTTATATGAGTTGAAGCACAAGTGGATTCCTGCATATACTAGAAATAAATTTTCGGCGTTTCAAAATAGTACATCGAGGAGTGAGGGGATGAATTCTTTCTTTGATAAGTATGTGAGTTCGGCAACGGGTTTGAAGGAATTCATTGAAAATGCCCAAAAAGCATTGGCAAGGCAATTCATGAGGGAGAAGGAAGAAGATTATGTCACCATTAATCTAAAACGTCCTATGAAATTGCATACCACATTGGAGTATCATGCTTCTTGTATCTACACTAAGGAAATGTTTAGAAGATTTCAAGATGAATTGGTCGAGTCTTCAAAATACTTTGTTGAAAAAGACCGACGAGCTAGTGAAGAAGGGGAGAGAATGGGGGATGTTTATACGTACTATAGTTGTTATAGGCCCATGTCCGAGCCTACGAGAAGAAATATTTATTTTGTGGCATTCGAGAAAGCAAGCTCTTTGGGAATGTGTACGTGTAGAATGCTTGAACATTCGGGGCTACCTTGTAGACACCTATTGGCGGTCTTCACTAAGAAACGGGTTTCGGAAATTCCCCCGTATTACATAAACCGGAGGTGGACAATGCAtgccaatagagttgatggtgtgtTGCCTTACAATTTGGATGTTGGACAAAGTCATGAGATGACCTCAACCGATCGATTTAATAGCATGACAATGTTAACCATGAGTTTTTGTCAAAGTAGCATTGCATCCAAGGAACGGTATGATTATGCCGTTGGAGTGATGAATCGAGAAATACCAATTCTCGAAAAAATGAGCGTTGATGGAATTAAATCTTACGAAAGCAATTCGCAAGCTCCAAATGTAAGTGCTCATGAAGAAACAATTTTTGACCCTATTATGTCCCAAACTAAAGGGAGGAAGAAGGACGTTCGTTTCAAAAGTCCAATAGAATCGATTGGTAAAAAGGAGAAGCCGCCAAGAAGGTGCACTTATTGTCAAATGGAAGGCCATGATAAAAGGAAGTGTGCTAGTAGACTAGAAGATCTTAAAAATGTTCAAGAATCGCAATATAATTAG